Below is a window of Solanum stenotomum isolate F172 chromosome 7, ASM1918654v1, whole genome shotgun sequence DNA.
CGACAATGGAACTTGTGGACTTGCCAGCTTTGGCCCTCACTTCTAGTTTCACTCATACTGTAGTACATATAAATaatttcctaccatatctaCTATGAATGAACTAACAAAATTGCCCAGAAAAGAGACTCCACCATTCCTTGACCAAAAGTTGGTCCTAAAAACCTAAACAGAACACCGACAATTAAGGCTAACCACTGCTCGATGTTAGGAGACACTAACATGTAGAAAACTAGTGCCCAGTACAACTACAGTATTTACCAACAAGACATTTTTTCCCAAGTAAACTTCTCTGGCTACGTGGCATTCTACAATCTTTGGAAAAGAAGCTACCCAATCCACTAACCACGCCAAAAGGAGAAGACAGCGCAAGGAGTGAAGGCTTCTCATCGGGAGTAACACTATAACATATGTGTGTGTGCACCTTAtccatatagtttttttatgAAGTATGTGCGCGCgcgtgtgtgtatatatatagggAGGAGGGGGGCGTATATAGAATAAATATATTGAATTTCTTTGACTTAATTGAGTGAACAAACTTTCACCCACAAAGATTGATAAgcataaaaaatgttttcaagCCACTATGGTGCTCacacttcaaaaaataatagataGGTGTACATATATAGATAGTAAAGAGGTGCAAAATATTTAATGAGTAAATTTTACTCATTAGAGCTCCACCTCACCATAGCAATTTTCTCTATGCATTACAAGGCCTTGCCATAAGAACCTTAAGAGAATGCCTCTGCTCTGAACAACAAACTtgaaaccaagaaaaaaaagtaatataatatatatatataaatatcaataTACATTCTATAAGTAATATAATGACTTCTTTGTTGTGTGTGTgggtatatataataaaataaaacttgggaCATTGATTTTAAGTTACCAAGTAGTTGAGTAAAAAGTGCAGTAACACTTCCTTTCATTACCCCAAAAACTACTTTGACCTCAGCAACCCTGTCATCCCATCTATGCCAGTGCaagtatacttttttttttttgagaattaaaaTGCTGTAGAAGGGATTCGAGCGAGTGCAAGTATACTTGATTATAGTAGGACTTCCAATTTAGAGTTCCATCAAGCATCCAGAAGAGATAAAACACTAGCATTTAACACCACTAATCGACTCCCTGGTACGAATCATTGCCACTTAAGTGCAGTATCCTAGCACAGAGACAAACTACCAATATCGGGCGCTAGCCATACAGCAGCAAGGCAATGAAAGAGGAGGGAGATTAGGTCCTCCAATATGTGCTCCGTCGAAACGAACCAAGCTTGTCCATCGGAGTTGGTCACGTGTCcaaatggaaaataatgaatagGTTAATGTCTTTTCAGAGATCAAGAAGAACAGAACCAGGGAAAGGACAGAAATCAAGCCTCATTATTCAATTGACGCTTATTGTAAGGGAATAGAGCAGCGCCTACTCAGATGCAGGTGTAAATGTTAATACATCTGTCAGTTGGACAATGACTTATCCTACCAGACGAACTCGAAAAGCTGGATTCAGCATGTGACTAGTAGCTGAAGGAGAGAAGATCAAGATGATCAAGAAGAGAAGTAGGAAAAAGTTCTGgtaatttcttcttatttttttcaaaaaggagAGATTGGGAGCACCGAATGGAGTCTGGGAACCAAAACAGCAAGCCCCAGACCATGGCACACTTCATTAATAGAGGTAGGGAAAGAAGAAATGGTACCAGAACTACTAATTACAGAAGCACGATAATCTTTCCAAATTATCAACCCAGAAAACAATAGTCTACTCAGATCTGCTCGGCCACAAAGGTTACTATACCTTCAGGATGTTACTCTTTCTTTGCTCCAACAAGAAGAGTACTTCTAAAGCCTGTATTGACCAGTTCCAAAACCTGGACTACCCATACCCCACCATTGAGGTGTCGAGAAAACACCACCAACCCTTAAAGAGTTCCCGGTCCAAATCACTAGCATCCTACGCGGACAACCTGTGGAATAGGCCACATGAAGAGAAAAAGTGCATGAGGACTCCACATCATTTGaacatgaaaaacataaagTATCATATAGCAAACTTCTGGAGCATCTTTGACATTCTTCTAGGTCAATGGCCATATTACTAAGATGTCAGCATGGAAAAGCATCCACAAGAAATGGCTAGTTTTAACTTCAGACTGTAAAACAAAACATTTGATGTACAGCATATCAACCGCCAGCAAATATCATACAGGAGAGCAAGCTAATCCTTCTATAGACCCTGCAATTATATGGCAATCCAAAAGATCAATATCACAGGCCAGAGTAGCTAGAGCAGTCAAGGGAGAGAAAAAACCATATTTACACGAGTTACAAGCAGTTGTAGACCTAAAATGAGTAGTAAGTTGGATGAGAACTTGTCATCCAGATACCACGAAATATTGAATCCCTTTAGATCATTTTGGTTGCGAATCTACAACCTCTGGAAAAGAAGCTATAATACCAAAATAAAATGCAAGGCTCCAACAGAAATCAACTTTGATTCCCGAAGCACATTATCAGACATATAGAGGTTAACTAACTTACCCTTCACTGACAAGATGTAGTGCCAGATTCACCAACACTGTTTCAGAGAGCCCTAATTTTTCAAGGGTGGATGTAAGAGATTCATATGGATGTTGCACAGTCAGTTCAAAATTTAGAGTGGTCAATAACATCTGTTCAGCCTCAGTAATGCGTTCACGGTACTGCTCAAACCAGTCCTGCAGAAAAACACCATTTAAATGGATTAGAAGTATGCTCAGAGCTTCACAATCTTGCCAAATGAAGATTATTTGGATGATCAATAATGCACAAAGACAAAGGATAAATCCTAACCACGGGTAGAAAATATGATAGAACTGCAAGATCCTGCTTGTGGAAAATTTCACATGAGGCCTTCAGAATATTGTTGAGAGGCCTTGCAGTCTCTTCTGACTTCGCCGCAAGAAAGAGAGCAGCAGTAGCAATCAACtgcatacataaaaaaaatactaacaatTAGCCAAGCATTGAACATAATGAAGCAGAAAGTTAGAGGACCAAAAATATAGCAGATTTTAGCGCATAAAACAATCCACTTACAAATCTGTCATGACATGCATGTGATCGCCTCACAAAGAAGCGGTGACACAGAACCATGGCAGTTCCTATAGTGGTTTGTGGCCTGCAAGCAGGTACAAACAAACATTAGTTCCATCGGATAATAAATTCATAGGAACAAGTAACTTATGCTAGCAATCCTCCAGAGAAAACTAGGAAAAGACAAGTCCCAAAAGCTTAAGAGCCTGTTTGAAGTAAAGTTTTAGAACTTGTGTAACATACAATGGATTTAAGCCCCAAACGGAAACTTACAGGTCCAAGCGAATTCCAAGGTTCTGAAGGAAACCACAATATGAGTATCGCAAATGTGCTTCATGCATTGCATCAATACCATCTTTCCTGGATGGAGAGCATTTCTCAATTTCCTCTTTGGACATAAAGATATTATCAGTTTCGGTATCTTCAAGCCATGAGCGGTCGCGCTTAGAACAAGTGGGTGCGCTTGCATCAGAACGAGGTCTAGAAGTAGTGGTAGTAGTGGCAGAATTATTGTTAAGGGTTGGATAGGCGTCATCATTCGCTCTGGAATTCCTTAAAGGAACATTATAGCATGTGCGTTGTTGCTTTGAAGGAACATCTTTACATGCATTGGGTGCTTGAGAGTACCTGCCAGTGCTTTCCCAACCAGAAGTTGAGCACTTCCTCCTCTTCGAAGAAGGTTCAGCCTCAGGCTTTATGAGATTATCATAACTGTAGCTATACTCGCTAAAATTTCTACCCACGTCATGGGAACTATTAGAGTTGAAAAGATGGGTATCAACAGTGTTATAATTGTTGTAAGCAGAGGAATGGACCATTCCTCTACTCTGGTTTCTGCCATAAAAAGACCTGGAGTCTCCACGAAAAGGGCCACCTTGTGAATAGTAAGTCTGGGCGAGAGCCATGATTCCTGTTcagttcaaaaataaatatcagtACAAACTAAATTGCATCAATTTCTCCAAACAAAGAAACAGACCTCAATCTGGTATTCCCAGTGCACTAACATGAAGTCCTACTCTCTTAAAGCATAAAAGATACAAGAAAGACTGAAACTTCCATACTAAAATTACAGTTTTttccaaacaaaaccaaaatatAGTAAAGCAAAACAAATAAAGTCCTTTCTGCAAAGCCAGTTCCATCTACAATCCATTAACTAACACAAAGCCAAGTTCATCAGCCCGCAGACATGATCGCTGAATCTTCGTATCCTAACTAAAACTAGACTCACATAGAACTACAATACGAGGTAAGctcaaattaattttcataaataCCATGAAACTGACACCAATGGCTTTTTTTCTAtaatctcatgagacaacaatCAATCATCTTAATTTATTTGCATGAAAAAAAAACACCTCACTACACATCAAATTTAGTTTATAAttcacaagaaaaaaaaaaaacccaccaATCTATCCAAACAAATACCCCTGAATACTCcaaaaaaaatcccaaaaaaCTTCAAGTTCCAATTTTCCCAAAACAACTCACCAATTCGCAAAAAttactcaaattcataaacttaaGGATATTATCATCATCCAAAAGAAAAGTCGGATTAGCTCATTTACATATATTGAAATACCAAAACTATCAAAGGAAGTACCAATcttgcaagaaaaaaaaagcctCGTCAAAGCTACGTATCACATAGATcctcaagaatcacaaaatttaaAGGTATGATTATCAATCAAACGATAAACTAAAGTAGATAAAGATCTAAGTGGAAAAAAGGGTAATACCTGAATATCGCAAGAAAAAAGAGATCGAAAAACTCCGTTTAGGATCGGAAGAATCGGCGAATTTCACAAAGTAATTAAGAGATGATGGAAGAAAGTTACCGGTGATTGCTTGAGATTAGGGTTTGGAGAATTGGTGAAGATGGAAAACAGAGAGaatgagagagaagagagaataATTGGGTAATTTATTTGGAATTTGGGAAGGAAAGCGGTTATTGTGTTATCTGGAACTACTCGGTTTTTCTTTAATCACTTTTCGATCCATACGTCAATCCGATTAATTCAAATTCGTgttacataagtcataaacgtTATTAGCAAGAATTATTTTCTATCaaagatattttaatattcaacactaaaatttaaaatcttaaattaagaatgaaacaATCATATTCCCGCAGTTCCGCACGATATCTTTTGATAGTCAATGTATATATCTTGATGACCTTTGAAATATTTCCttgttaattttgtttatttatctcTCACTCGAGATTCGATATAAATTTGTGTATTATAATACCTATTTTCTGAAAATAATgcttttaaaaagatttttatccattttcataaatttaataataaaaatatatctaatTAAAAGTGAAGAATCTGAATCATCTTACCACAATTCATCTTGGTAACTGTTAATTATATTAGATGAGTTTAGCTATTAGCCTACAAAATTGAAATGAACGAACTACAagtatctttttatttaaaatgaattttttttaattctatacAAATTTGTCATTCTATATTTctatttaggaaaaaaaattataatatagttaGGTAAAATCTTCTCTAGCACCCCTACTTTGATagtttaattatgttttaatcTTTAAGTAAAGGTATACCTAACCTAATGAGAAGACTTGTCTTTTCTTTATTCTTCATTTGAAtgataaaattatgaataaattaaaagaaacaaaaacaaattataagatTTAAACACTATCTTATTCGGATACAAATAATTATGATAATATCAACTTCTTATAAACACTATCTTATTCGGATACAAATAATTATGATAATATCAACAAAATTATTCCTATTTGTTATTAGCAAACATATGAATCTTTAATTCATATTATAGATTtctgttaaaaaaattaattattatttttttgataaattctcTCTAGCACTCATAGTTTGATTCTTTcctaatatttaaaagaatacccccccacccccccccttcagtcaacttttttttttctttactgaAAATGATAAGactatgaacaaataaaaaagttatgAGATTTAAACTCTTATGTTATTTGAGCATAAATGTGTGTGCTATAATATAAATaagatttcattttttataatctAATTTCTTGTTAAATATTCTCTAATCCTCCGATCCCACTCTGATTCTCTCCTAATCTTTAAAGATATACCTAATCTAATTGGTCTTCactcaacctttttttttacattgaAAATGACAAGTGATTAAATACAAGtcttttaatatgattttctaCCTTGTTTGTGTATAATAATATCAATAAGATTACAATTAACTAGTAAAGATATGAATCTTTTACATTATAGATATATGTTCTATAATCTAATTTCcatttacatttttttgggaTAATTAAAGTCCAATATATCTGAGTGATCTTGTTTACAAAATAGCcaacaaatgtataaattttgtatatttgagCTATTATGGTTAAGTTTGGTCGAAGggacaaaaaaaagaaagcagCCCAATAAGATACA
It encodes the following:
- the LOC125870485 gene encoding cyclin-T1-3-like isoform X2, whose amino-acid sequence is MALAQTYYSQGGPFRGDSRSFYGRNQSRGMVHSSAYNNYNTVDTHLFNSNSSHDVGRNFSEYSYSYDNLIKPEAEPSSKRRKCSTSGWESTGRYSQAPNACKDVPSKQQRTCYNVPLRNSRANDDAYPTLNNNSATTTTTSRPRSDASAPTCSKRDRSWLEDTETDNIFMSKEEIEKCSPSRKDGIDAMHEAHLRYSYCGFLQNLGIRLDLPQTTIGTAMVLCHRFFVRRSHACHDRFLIATAALFLAAKSEETARPLNNILKASCEIFHKQDLAVLSYFLPVDWFEQYRERITEAEQMLLTTLNFELTVQHPYESLTSTLEKLGLSETVLVNLALHLVSEGVYRRISLLSCMIFAGG
- the LOC125870485 gene encoding cyclin-T1-3-like isoform X1 → MALAQTYYSQGGPFRGDSRSFYGRNQSRGMVHSSAYNNYNTVDTHLFNSNSSHDVGRNFSEYSYSYDNLIKPEAEPSSKRRKCSTSGWESTGRYSQAPNACKDVPSKQQRTCYNVPLRNSRANDDAYPTLNNNSATTTTTSRPRSDASAPTCSKRDRSWLEDTETDNIFMSKEEIEKCSPSRKDGIDAMHEAHLRYSYCGFLQNLGIRLDLPQTTIGTAMVLCHRFFVRRSHACHDRFLIATAALFLAAKSEETARPLNNILKASCEIFHKQDLAVLSYFLPVDWFEQYRERITEAEQMLLTTLNFELTVQHPYESLTSTLEKLGLSETVLVNLALHLVSEGLRSSLWLQFKPYQIAAGAAYLASKFLNMDFASHHFVWKEFQTPPNVLRDVAQQLMELF